In one window of Aquimarina spinulae DNA:
- a CDS encoding LodA/GoxA family CTQ-dependent oxidase, whose translation MKTNDINYVAVYPPIGIARIGNSPEHFLASDLPGVSEVPKGGYKDSLGRVKKEVARFRVYAFNKEGEVIEELTVNEARIEWRVEVANVKAAWYEFNNALDLGKKYAIPSIHRNNDVKGGYREQLAIKPSPKSISGKNINDDKHNFDDGKFYDANVDLGHLQTDNEGRLLFFAGDGDAQSYNNQPITTFANNNGWHDDTCDGVIRATVHINGNEFEAKPAMIAVTPPNFGQGLYGVVTMNDVVQNLFITEMGYPNPSENGVEFWRDIYPILERMTNTQWVNQGFYMLFGKNSPSDFTNPDILNILKNPDASSKSARVRVFEWFRDPKSTEYTPAKVPPFYGDGFGNYEKIALDDLPITVTQYNRLEQWMLGDFITGTPKKIIPFEKLSPAEQINSLNQAPLEDCLGGPFHPGIELTWTMRVKNMWKEPYRLNVLPEGEPIQLDFGAILTPEIALAKDGPCSVNGPGSLTRWMGVPWQTDEASCLSGYTVSTYLPLPSFWAARVPNQVFAEDGYLRLQAGNVNTAQRLKHLDYRQDWLRDIEADHLKRLENMVEEWNHLGIITKQEKPISNNEEGYLPEVSWVEMGRNFDKEDPDPTFAQVLYAEGDKDCVIKVDEIDDISIVGSKYLVENLKDAEEKVADIRAEAPQSTRKRRTMRRDER comes from the coding sequence ATGAAAACAAATGACATAAATTATGTAGCTGTATATCCACCAATTGGTATAGCACGTATAGGAAATTCTCCCGAACATTTTTTAGCTTCAGATTTACCTGGAGTTTCAGAAGTTCCAAAAGGAGGGTATAAAGATTCTTTAGGTCGTGTTAAAAAAGAAGTAGCTCGATTTAGAGTTTATGCCTTTAATAAAGAAGGAGAGGTAATAGAAGAGCTAACAGTTAATGAAGCTAGAATAGAATGGAGGGTAGAGGTTGCCAATGTAAAAGCAGCTTGGTATGAATTTAACAATGCATTAGATTTAGGGAAAAAATATGCAATCCCTTCAATACATAGAAATAATGATGTAAAAGGCGGTTATAGAGAACAATTGGCGATTAAACCATCTCCAAAATCAATTTCGGGTAAGAATATTAATGATGACAAACATAATTTTGATGATGGAAAATTTTACGATGCAAATGTAGATTTAGGACATTTACAAACTGACAATGAAGGTAGGCTACTTTTTTTTGCAGGAGATGGAGACGCTCAATCATACAATAATCAGCCGATAACAACTTTTGCTAATAATAATGGATGGCACGATGATACATGTGATGGCGTTATTAGAGCAACTGTTCATATTAATGGAAATGAGTTTGAGGCTAAGCCAGCTATGATAGCTGTGACTCCACCCAATTTTGGCCAAGGACTATACGGTGTAGTGACCATGAATGATGTTGTTCAGAATTTGTTTATTACTGAAATGGGATATCCCAATCCTTCAGAAAATGGAGTAGAGTTTTGGAGAGATATTTACCCAATTTTAGAACGTATGACGAATACACAATGGGTGAATCAGGGATTTTATATGTTATTTGGAAAAAACTCTCCATCAGATTTCACAAATCCCGATATTCTAAACATTTTAAAGAATCCAGATGCGTCTTCAAAATCTGCCAGAGTTCGTGTTTTTGAATGGTTTAGAGATCCAAAATCAACTGAGTACACACCTGCTAAAGTTCCTCCGTTTTATGGAGATGGCTTTGGTAATTATGAAAAAATAGCTTTAGATGATTTACCAATTACTGTCACACAGTATAATCGTTTGGAACAATGGATGTTAGGTGATTTTATAACCGGTACTCCAAAAAAAATAATTCCATTCGAAAAACTTTCGCCAGCAGAACAAATTAATTCCCTAAATCAAGCACCATTAGAAGATTGTTTAGGAGGACCATTTCATCCTGGAATAGAATTAACCTGGACAATGCGTGTTAAAAACATGTGGAAAGAGCCATATCGCCTTAATGTTCTTCCTGAAGGTGAACCTATACAATTAGATTTTGGAGCCATATTAACGCCTGAAATTGCGTTGGCAAAAGATGGTCCCTGCTCTGTAAATGGGCCTGGATCGTTAACCAGGTGGATGGGAGTGCCATGGCAAACAGATGAGGCTAGTTGCCTGTCTGGATATACCGTTTCTACATACCTTCCATTACCTTCTTTTTGGGCAGCCAGAGTTCCTAATCAAGTATTTGCCGAAGATGGGTATTTAAGACTTCAGGCGGGAAATGTCAATACAGCACAACGTTTAAAACACCTCGATTATAGGCAAGATTGGTTACGGGATATCGAAGCAGATCATTTAAAAAGACTTGAAAACATGGTTGAGGAATGGAATCATTTAGGAATTATAACAAAACAAGAAAAACCAATTTCAAATAATGAAGAAGGATATCTTCCTGAGGTTTCTTGGGTCGAAATGGGTAGAAATTTTGATAAAGAAGATCCTGATCCAACTTTTGCTCAGGTACTCTATGCAGAAGGAGATAAAGACTGTGTGATTAAGGTAGATGAGATAGATGATATTAGTATAGTAGGTTCAAAATATTTAGTTGAAAACCTAAAAGATGCTGAAGAGAAAGTAGCAGATATTAGAGCTGAAGCCCCACAAAGCACACGAAAAAGAAGAACAATGAGGCGTGACGAAAGATAA
- a CDS encoding LytR/AlgR family response regulator transcription factor, whose protein sequence is MKMRCLIVDDEPLARKGLEDFVSQTPFLEHAKSLASAIETIEFLKQNSIDILFLDIQMPDMTGIELLESFQDPPQVIFTTAHREFALDGFELNVIDFLLKPFSYSRFLKAVNKIVVNDDKREKSKVAKNYIFIKCNGMIIKVFIDDITFIETAKDYIQIHTVHDKYLTLVSLKHIEEELPKEKFIRVHRYYLVGLSHIKKLEGNLIYIGDDKIKISRTLRNEVYKSIIGNKFIGRL, encoded by the coding sequence AAGGGCTAGAGGATTTTGTGTCTCAAACTCCATTTTTAGAACATGCAAAATCATTAGCTTCTGCAATAGAAACGATAGAGTTCTTGAAACAAAATTCTATAGATATTCTGTTTTTAGATATACAGATGCCAGACATGACGGGAATAGAACTTTTAGAATCATTTCAAGATCCTCCTCAAGTAATATTTACTACCGCTCATCGCGAATTTGCATTGGATGGTTTTGAACTCAATGTTATTGATTTTTTATTAAAACCCTTTTCTTATAGTAGATTTCTTAAAGCTGTCAATAAAATAGTAGTTAATGATGATAAAAGAGAGAAAAGTAAAGTTGCTAAAAATTATATTTTTATTAAGTGTAATGGGATGATTATCAAAGTTTTTATTGATGACATCACTTTTATAGAAACAGCTAAAGATTATATTCAGATTCATACAGTTCACGATAAATATCTAACATTAGTTTCTTTAAAACATATAGAAGAAGAACTACCAAAAGAAAAATTCATAAGAGTACATCGATATTATTTAGTAGGATTAAGTCATATAAAAAAACTTGAAGGGAATTTAATTTATATCGGAGATGATAAAATTAAAATTAGTAGGACACTTCGAAATGAAGTTTATAAATCTATTATTGGTAACAAGTTTATTGGGCGTTTATAA